In Coregonus clupeaformis isolate EN_2021a chromosome 15, ASM2061545v1, whole genome shotgun sequence, one genomic interval encodes:
- the LOC121583114 gene encoding nuclear receptor subfamily 6 group A member 1-A-like produces the protein SDDQADPRLCLICGDRATGLHYGIISCEGCKGFFKRSICNKRVYRCSRDKNCEMSRKQRNRCQYCRLLKCLQMGMNRKAIREDGMPGGRNKSIGPVEISNEEMERIMTGQEFKEDAGLPEHTWGNNGDSDHSSPDNGVSEGNQPSPVSTLSSSRSLEMNGYTATYRDQYVGMPVSSHYQFLPHLFGYAQSVLRPTLGRSLYPQSQTLVSQLVAAEDLAPLGTPMLIEDGYRVTQGELFALLCRLADELLFRQISWIKRLPFFCELSIEDYTLLLSATWQELILLSSLTIYSSQMFGDLANVTTKYSPSDYELQGFSEDGMDVMERLIYLFRKFHQLKVSNEEYACIKAINFLNQDIRGLTNISQLEKLNRRYWYVCQDVAEYKYPHQPKRFPEIMMCLPEIRHIAGKLVNVPLEQLPLLFKAVLHSCKSSPNTLQAGTTSCLTTGPNPGN, from the exons TCAGATGATCAGGCTGATCCGCGCCTGTGCCTCATCTGTGGCGACCGTGCGACGGGCCTGCACTATGGCATCATCTCCTGCGAAGGCTGCAAGGGCTTCTTCAAGCGCAGCATCTGCAACAAGCGCGTCTACCGCTGCAGCCGTGACAAGAACTGCGAGATGTCACGCAAGCAGCGCAACCGCTGCCAGTACTGCCGCCTGCTCAAGTGCCTACAGATGGGCATGAACCGCAAAG CAATCAGAGAGGATGGAATGCCAGGGGGAAGGAATAAGAGCATTGGACCTGTCGAG ATTTCGAATGAAGAAATGGAACGCATTATGACAGGCCAGGAGTTCAAGGAGGATGCTGGTTTGCCAGAGCACACATGGGGAAACAACGGCGACAGCGACCACAGTTCCCCCGACAACGGCGTCTCCGAGGGCAACCAACCCTCGCCGGTCTCCACCCTTTCGTCCAG cagatCCCTGGAAATGAATGGCTACACTGCTACCTACCGGGACCAGTACGTGGGCATGCCCGTGTCCTCACACTACCAGTTCCTGCCACACCTTTTTGGTTATGCCCAGTCAGTCCTTAGGCCCACCCTGGGTCGCAGCCTGTACCCCCAATCGCAGACCCTTGTCTCGCAACTGGTGGCAGCCGAGGACCTGGCCCCCCTGGGGACCCCCATGCTCATAGAAGATGG GTACAGGGTGACCCAGGGGGAGCTGTTTGCCCTGCTCTGCCGGCTGGCAGACGAGCTGCTGTTCCGGCAGATCTCCTGGATCAAGCGGCTGCCCTTCTTCTGCGAGCTGTCCATCGAAGACTACACCCTGCTGCTCAGCGCCACTTGGCAGgagctcatcctcctctccagcctCACCATCTACAGCAGCCAGATGTTCGGGGATCTGGCCAACGTCACCACCAAGTACTCGCCCTCTGACTACGAGCTGCAAGG GTTTAGTGAAGATGGAATGGATGTGATGGAGAGATTGATATACCTGTTCCGCAAATTTCATCAGCTGAAGGTTAGCAACGAGGAGTATGCCTGTATAAAAGCCATCAACTTCCTCAACCAAG ATATCCGAGGGCTTACTAACATTTCTCAGCTGGAGAAGCTGAACAGGCGTTACTGGTATGTATGCCAGGACGTGGCTGAGTATAAGTACCCTCACCAGCCCAAACGCTTCCCTGAGATCATGATGTGCCTCCCTGAGATCCGCCACATCGCAG GGAAGCTGGTGAATGTTCCATTGGAACAGCTCCCCCTGCTGTTTAAGGCCGTCCTGCACTCCTGCAAGTCCAGCCCCAACACCCTCCAAGCAGGCACCACCTCCTGCCTGACAACAGGCCCCAACCCTGGCAACTGA